GCCGCCTGACACCGCGCGGTTCAACTTCGAGACCACCGCACAAGACTGGAAGGATCTCGGGCAAAGCCGCGGAAAGCCTGGTTTGCCCCCCGAACGCTCGATGGTCCGTTCCTACGGGGGCCTGTGGTCCTTGCGCTACCCCATCGACGTGGGGCCAGGGCTCACCGAGCGCATCGTTGGCGTCGTCTCCGGCAAAATCGGCCCCTTGCCGCCCGGGCAAACCGTGGTCTTCCAGGTCTGGGTTCCCGAGGGGCACAAGATTGGAACTCTGCAGGCCTTCATTCAAACCGTGACCCCCAACTCCTGGCAGCAAGACCGGCGGGTCGGCACCGAGATCGGCGCCGGCGCCTGGACCCAGCTTTCCATTCCGATTCCCCCAAGTTACGCGGGCCAGAACCCGCTCGAGCTGGGCCTGCGCCTGGACGTCGCCGGCCCCTGGCAGGGCGATGTGTTCATCGATTCCGTGCGCGTCGAATGACGCCTGGGCGCGCACATAGTTGAGCCCAGTGCCCGCGCCGCTGCCACTAAGGCGCGTACATGTCCGGCGTCGCTTGGTTCAATCCCGTCTCGGCCCTGCCGATGCCGAACAGGGTGGGTTGCGTGTCCATCGGGAGTCCCCTCCCGCGGGTAACGCCCCTTCGCATGAGCCAAAGACGAACCCCTCACGCCGTACCTACAGACGCTGCCTCCGGCGGCCGCGTGGTGGCGCTCTCCGCCGGGCTCGACGAAGCGGCCCTGCTCGAGGGGCTGCGCGGCGGTAAGCCCCAGGCCCAAGCGGCGTTTTTCCGCCGCTACCACGCTTACGTCGAGCGCCTCGTCACCCGCGTGTTGGGCTTCGACGCCGAGGTGCCCGACCTGGTGCAGGAAGTTTTCTTCGCCGCGCTCAAGGGCATCGACAGCTTTCGAGGCGACCACGGCGCGCTGTCGAGCTGGCTGGGGCAGATCGCCATCCGCACGGCGCGGGGCTGCATCCGGCGCCGCAAGGCGCTCAAGTGGCTCGATTTTCGCCCCGGCTTCAACCTCGACGATGTTCCTGGCTTCACGCCCCAGCCCGAAGAGCGCCAGGCCCTCGCCAGGGCCTACCTGGCACTCGACAAGCTGCCCACCGACGAGCGCCTGGTGTTCAGCCTGCGCGCCATCGAGGGCATGGATGTGGCGGAGGTCTGCTCGCTCTGCGAGATCTCGCCGGCCACCGTGAAGCGAAAAAGCAAAAGTGCGCAGGAGCGTTTCTTTCGGATCGCCAACCGCGACCCGGTGCTGCGCGACTGGCTGGCGTCGCGGTCTGACACGCTCGACACCGCGCCCGGGGGCGAGGACGAGGAGGAGCGCGAATGAACGGGCCGAACTCCACGAAGGGTGACCTGCTCGCCGCCCCCACCGAAGCGCTCGAACGGCGTCTGCTCGACCTCGGGGCCGTCCAGGACAAGCTGCTCGCCGAAGGGCGCCCGCAGCGCGCCGAACGCGCCACGCAGCGCTTCATGCAGCGCTTTGTGACGGAGCGACCGGCGCGTCGCCGCCTGCCGCGGCTGATGGCGCTTTGTGGCGCAGCCGCTGCGGCGGGCCTTCTGGGGCTGTGGCTGCACGGACAAGGGCCCGCGCTCGAGGCCAGCTTCCCGAACGGCAACCGGGTGGCGGTGGGGCAGCCGGTGCGCGCACCCGCGCTCGAGGCTCTGCCGCTGGGGTTCTCCGAAGGTTCGATGGTGCTGCTCCAGCCGAAAGCCAGCTTCGAGCTCGGCGAGGTGCAGGGGCGGCGGGTCCGGGCGCGGCTTCACCGCGGACGTGCCGAAATGCGCATCACGCCGGGCCGGGGCGTCCGGTGGACGTTCGAGGCAGGGCCTTTCGAGGTCACGGTGACCGGTACGGCGTTTTCACTGTCGTGGGCGCCGCGTGAGCGCACGTTCCAGATCCGCCTGGAAGAAGGCGGGGTCACGGTGGAAGGGCCGCTGCTCGAGGGTGCCCGGCGGGTGGCCCGGGGGCAAAGCTTGGCCGTGGACCTCGGTCGAGGGCTAGCAACCTTCCAAGACCACCCCCTGGCGCCCATCGATCTGGGAGAGATCGCCATCGATACGGAGCCCGCCACCGCCCCACGGCCGCCACGTCCGGCGCTTCGGCGGGAAAGCCGCCGCACCGGCCCCGAGCCCACCGTCCCGCTGCGGGCCGAGGAAACAGCTTCGCCTTCGCCTTCGCCTTCGCCGACTTGGGATGCCTTGGCCGCGCGGGGAGATTTTGGCGGCGCCATGGCGATGGTGGATCGCGTGGGGCTCGAAACGCTGTGCAAGGACCTGGACGCCCGGGCCCTCTTGCGGCTGGCCGACACCGCCCGCGCGGCAACCCGAGACGCCGCGGCCGTCTCCACCTACAATTGCCTCCGGCGCCGGTTTACGGGGGGGCACGAATCCGCACTCGCAGCCTACATGCTCGGCCGCATCGCCTTCGAGCTCGATCATGACAACGGCCGTGCCACCTCCTGGTTCCGCACCTATCTGGACGAAGCGCCTCGCGGGCCGCTGGCGGCCGCCGCCCTGGGACGCCTCATGGAAAGCCGGCACCTGCTGGGCGACCTGCCCGCAGCCCGCAAAGACGCCTCGCGGTACCTGCGTGAGTTCACGGGAGGACCGCATACGGACCTCGCGAAGTCGCTTCTGGCCACGCCCTAGGCGGGGGGCGGCAGGTCTGCTGCTGACGCTGGTGCTGTTCCTTGGGGGGGCGGCCGTGGCCAGGGCGGACGATCACGCCAGCCGGGCCACCAGGCCCCTGGCCCTGGTGAGCGGCCTCGATACGGCGGCGCCCCTGGCGGGACAGCTGGCGCTCGATCTTTCGATGCTGGGTTTCGCGGTCGCGTGGGGGCCCGAGGCGCCCCCCGAGGCGAGCGAGGGGCCTTCCGTGGCAGCCCGGCTCACTTTCTTCGTGACCAACGAGGGGCGCGAGAGGCTCCGCATCGAAGACAACCTGCACGGCAAGAGCGCCGCGTGGGATTTTCCCTGGCGTGACACCCAGACGCTGGAGGAGGCGCGTATCGCCTCGCAGCGTCTGGTGGAGCTTTTGCGCGCGAGCTTTCGCGAGCTGGCGGCGGCCCCCCGGGCTCCCCCACCGAAGCCCCCCGCGCCCGCGCCCCGGGGCAACGCCTGGAACGCCACGGGCGGCGCCAGCCTGTGGGGAGCGCCAGACTTGCCCCTGCAGCCGGGGGCGTGGCTTGGGCTCGAGCACCTCGTGACGGAGCGCTGGTCCCTGGGGGTTCAGCTAACCCTCCCCCTGGCCGCAGGCCGCATCGAGGCCAGCGAGGGCCGGGCAACGTCGCGCCTCTTCGGGATCCTCGCTCTCGCCACGCGCCGCTTCGGCGCCGCCACCGCCCGCGTGCGCCCCTTTGCGGCCGCCGGCGTCGGTCTGGCCCGGCTGGATCTCGAGGGGCGCGCAAACCCGCCGTTCGTCGCCGTGCACGACCCGCTCACCCGCCTGTGGGGCGCCGTCCAGCTGGGCCTGGCGCTGCGCCTGACCCACCAGGCGTCACTGGTGGCGACAGGCACTGTGGCCTCGCCAGGGCCCGCAGCCGACATCGCGTTCGTGGATCGCACCGTGGCACGCTTCGGTCCGGTGCTCGCCCAGCTCTGCCTGGGAGGGCAGCTTGCGTTTTAGGCAACCAGCATCTGGGACGGCCCTGAGTGTTCGTGGTCTCGTTGCCCTGGTGGCGGTGTGTTTGCCAGCGAAGGCGAGGCCCCAAGAGCCCTTGAAGAATCCCGCTGGGCTAGCGCAAAGCTCTGACGGCAGCATCCACCTTTGGAAAGCAGGCGCGGTGGAGACGCGGCATATGCTTGGCTGTAACGGCGTCACAGAGCAGCGAATCGTTGGAGATGTCGAAGCTATCTGGCCGCGTGCTGAAGGACAGCCCCTCGCGGTGATCGCGCGGACAGACCAAAGCGAGCCGGCAAGCTTCCTTCAGGGGCTTCGCGCAAAGGATGCTGAACCCAACCCTGAGAGGCGCCTGCAGGAAGCCGTCGTAGCCACAGCAGGGAACGGCGCTGAGCTGTGGATCCTGGGCGAGAGGTCTCTTTCCAAACTGGACGCGCGGGGAAACCTTGCGTTCATAGCGAATAGGGAGCCGCGCGAATGGCATGTTCTCGCGGGAGGGATCCTGTACAGCTCCTTGGCCGTAGAGAAATCTGTGCCGCCCAACGAAAGCCGCGCCGCTCGTTGCCGCCTTCCCGCGAAATGGTCCTTCGAAGGAAGTTGGTTTCGCTATAAGCCGCTTCTTTGTGGCTCCTTCGTTATCGAGCCCGTTGAAGCTTGGCCGGGCGGGCGCAAGGGCCGCCCGCAAAATGGCGCGCCTCGAAGGATCCGGTCGTTCGACGACGGAACCGTTTTGAAAGATTCCGCAGTCGCCATGGGCGACTTGGCGTGCCTCCCAGACGATCAAGTCATTGATCTTTCAACACAGAAGGTGTTTTCGCTGCCAGAGCTTCACTTTGTGGGCCGCGCACGATGTGGGCAAGGCAGGGTGAGACAGGTCGCGTCTGTCTTGCCTGCAAAGCAACCGGTGGCTTGCATCGACACCAGGGGTAAGCTTGCTGAGATGGTGGTGTCGAGCAGCAGGTAAGAGGGACGGTCGTCCAACCGACTGGAACTACCTCCTGGGACTATTTCCTTTGGGCTTTTGCGGCGGGTTCCAATTCTGCAGAACGTCTGGTGGGGCTTGCAGCGCCGCATCGATAAGGCCCCAGCAGACGACGGTCTGGCCTTCAGGGAGCTTCGCGCATTCGGCGCCTGCTCCCGCCCAGACAGCCTCGAGGATTCCCTTCGGCCGGTGTTCGCTTCGAAAAATGTCCTTGAAAACGTACCCTACGCCGTCCTTCGCCTCGTCCACCTGCTGGGTGGCGCCGACGACGACGGCTCCGTCTGTGGCGAGGTTGCTCCAGGTCTCCCCCTCCCACGATTCCTCGCTCTTGCCCTCACGGTTGGAGCAAATCGTGCGGCGCTCCTGGGACAAGCCACAAACAAAGTCGTTCCCGCAGACCATGTCGATGAAGGTGCCTCTCGGCGCCACAGGTGCGTGACCCCAACAAGCAATCTGCCCGCTGTCGCTCAGCGCGCAGGAGTGGACGCGCCGCTCAAACCCGGGTGTCTCTTTGCGGGGGACTGGTCCCATCCGGCCGCCGCCGCAAAGTTTCCGATAGCGGCCTGCAGGTAGGCCTTCGTGCGCCCATGCATGGCCGCGCACTTCGACATGACCGTCCGGCATCAGCGACAATGTTGCAAGTGGGGCCGGATACGCAGACTTCGCGCCGTCGATCACTGGCGGCAAGGCCCAGTGGGCAGCCGTAAAGCAGACGGGTTTTCCTTCTTTGGTCGATCCGCATGCGGAGGTGTCGGCCACGCTCAATGTCGCAAAGCGAACGTCTGGAACGCGAAAAGCTGGCACGAGAGTGTTCTGCTCTGGCGCGCGCATACATGCGGCTCTTCCATCGTCCAACAGCACGCACAGGTGTCTTGTGTGGCCAGCCATTGTGGACACGTTCGGTGAAAACGGCTTACCTGCGACCGCATCACCCTTTTGCTCCCAACAGACGAGGCCGAACAAGCCTTCGGTCTTTGTGGGCGCCAAACCACAGCGCAGCGGGCTCTCCGCGTACTCGTCCTCCTGGGGAGCCTGCGCTTGTCCCCGCTCGTTTCGCCCCCAACAAGCCACCCTTCCATCGCGTGCCAATGCACACGTGTGATAGCCACCGGCCCGCACCGCTGTGAACAGCCCTTCTGGGGCTTTGCTTTGACCACAGTCCCACTCCGGCTCATGACAGCCATCGCTTCGTCGGCCCGCTCCCCAGCACGCGATCTTTCCTGACATTGTCAGCGCACACGTGTGCAAGCCGCCAGCGCTGATCTGCATGAACTCCCCAGTGGGACTTTGGCTTTGACCGTGGCTGTTCGCTCCCCCGCACTTCGCCTGACCTTCTTCACTCAGCGCGCAGACGTGCGCACCACCCACGCTCACCTGCGAAAAGCTTCCCTCAAGAGGTGCAACGTTCTCGCAATACATCTGGCCATTGACTTCGATACCGCAAGCGCCAGCTGCTCCGCCGGCGATCTGAGTGAACTTGCGTCCGATCTCGGGGGCGTCTGTAAGGCTGCTGGTTACTCTGCCGTCCTTGCCAACAAACCAATGCGCAGCAAACCCCTTGCCCGGAATAAGGCTCACCTCGCTAGCCCCACTAAGGGTGTCGCCGTTCACTAGTTGTCTGCGAGACATCTCATGAGCGACTCGCACAGATCCATCGGTATCCACAACCGCAAGCCCTTCATCCACACATGCAATAGAGGTAACGGGGTAGGCGGGCCCTTCCACGAAGTCTCCCGCACCCCAAAGGATGGCCGCGCCCTCACCAGTGCTACCGCAACTTATGTGCTGGCCCGCTCCAAGCGATTGCAGCTTGCGCCCGAAGTTCACCGCCGCCACAGGCAACCCCTCCCTCACCCCCCTTCCCGAGCTGGAAACGACGTGCGACTTCGGAGGGTGCTTCTCCAAGTTGCAAGACAAAGCAATGGACGCCGCGGCACAGATGGCGACCCAAACAGGAAAGTGTCTACACAACGTAAGTCTCCTCCTTGACGCGACGTTCGATTACGCACTTCCCGTCGCCGTATACATCGAGCGAAACGGTTCCGAACAAATAGTTTTTCCCAGGGCTCGCGTAAGGTCCTTCGAGCCGCGCTTTTCGTTCAGTCGCCAACTGCACACATCCGTCGTGGCCGAGTTTCATCCTTCCCCCACCTCCAGTTCGCGGCTTCAGCCAAAGGTCGACATCCCACTTCATAGCTGTAGGAGGGCGGTAGTCGCCCTGGAACTGAACAGAAAGGTCCACGTTGTGCTGGACACCGTTGATGGACTCGAAAGAAAAGTCGAGGCTGAAGTTTCCGAACATTACCTCGAGCAGAGCCTTTTCCTGCGCGTTCGCGTCAGCTCTGAGCGTCGAAAGAGGTTTACCTGACGACCAAGGCGTGACTTCGCTCGATGGGTCGTCTCCCCACGAGGAGTTGCGAAGAAAGACCTTCAGATCTTCGAAGTGCTCTGCGATCTCGCCGGCGGCCTTTTCAACGAGATAACTACCCAACAGGAGGGCGAGCCCAAGAGGCGTACCGGAGACCACGGCGCCCCCAGCAATGCCGAGCATTGCGCCGACTGTTCCTACTCCTGACGCAAGAGCAGCGCCCTTGTTTCTCTTCGCAAACATCTCCTGAGCTTTGAGAACACAATCGACGCTTTGCACAAGAAGTGACACGGGCGCAAGCTTCATCCCTTTGAACATGCCACGGCTCCATGGGATTTCGGGCAGCTCATATCTTTTTAGGAGCCCGGTCAAGTCATCGTACGTGTCGATCGTACTCTTGAGCGCAGCCCATCCTTCATTGACTTCTCGCTCGTCCCAGAAAGTCGAGATGCTGGCGACTGTGTTGAAGATGTTGGCCGCGATGCCGAGCATGGCTTTGTTCTTCGAGTAGAAGTCTCCGAAGTCTGGCTCTTTGTACCGTTTGAACAATAACCTCTTCAGATCATCGAACTCGTGCTTCCAAAGCGAGCGAACGACTGGTGCCGCCACTTGCAGCCAAAGCGCAAGGTCTTCCGGCCTCCCAACATGATCTCCCAGCGAACCCAACTTCTCGCCCAGAATCTCCGGCAGGCTGTCCGCTTCTCTTTCCTCGAGGCGGGCCAAGATCGCGGCCAAGAGTTCGTCAGACCGCGGCAGCGTGTTCGTGCTGGTCAAGCATTGCATCGTGAGTTTCTTGAACCGTTCGAGTTCGTCTTTGTTCTTGCCGCTTTGCAGCGCTTCGAGCGTGCGCACGTAGAGATTCGTAGGCCGCGTCTGCGGCCGGGCGCTTGGCACTGAAATGTACTTGTCCGGGGTCATTGCCAAATCAATAAAGCTGCACCGGTGGAAGATGAAGGTGGTCGCTTCTGGAGACCGAAGGCCCACGAACTTTCCATCCTTTGCGGCAGGTACGACGAACGACACCCTGGTGGGGCCTTCTTCGATAGTCAGCCAACGCAGCAACGCTTGGCCTGCGTTTTCGAGAGCCACACGTAGCCTTCGAGACTTAGCCTCCGTTCTTCCGAGGTAGTCCCACAAGCTTTGTGGGCCAGAGGTCCGACCGTTTCCGACAATCTCTTCGAGCTTCTCCTTGCCAGCGACCAAAGCACGCACCTGGCAAGCAAGGCGGTACATGGGAATCGCACCCAACCTCTCGCATTCTGCGACCCACTGGGCGTATAGCTCCTGGTACTTTGCGGCGCGGATTACGGTCTCATCTACGGGGTCGATGA
The sequence above is a segment of the Myxococcales bacterium genome. Coding sequences within it:
- a CDS encoding FecR family protein, which encodes MNGPNSTKGDLLAAPTEALERRLLDLGAVQDKLLAEGRPQRAERATQRFMQRFVTERPARRRLPRLMALCGAAAAAGLLGLWLHGQGPALEASFPNGNRVAVGQPVRAPALEALPLGFSEGSMVLLQPKASFELGEVQGRRVRARLHRGRAEMRITPGRGVRWTFEAGPFEVTVTGTAFSLSWAPRERTFQIRLEEGGVTVEGPLLEGARRVARGQSLAVDLGRGLATFQDHPLAPIDLGEIAIDTEPATAPRPPRPALRRESRRTGPEPTVPLRAEETASPSPSPSPTWDALAARGDFGGAMAMVDRVGLETLCKDLDARALLRLADTARAATRDAAAVSTYNCLRRRFTGGHESALAAYMLGRIAFELDHDNGRATSWFRTYLDEAPRGPLAAAALGRLMESRHLLGDLPAARKDASRYLREFTGGPHTDLAKSLLATP
- a CDS encoding sigma-70 family RNA polymerase sigma factor encodes the protein MSQRRTPHAVPTDAASGGRVVALSAGLDEAALLEGLRGGKPQAQAAFFRRYHAYVERLVTRVLGFDAEVPDLVQEVFFAALKGIDSFRGDHGALSSWLGQIAIRTARGCIRRRKALKWLDFRPGFNLDDVPGFTPQPEERQALARAYLALDKLPTDERLVFSLRAIEGMDVAEVCSLCEISPATVKRKSKSAQERFFRIANRDPVLRDWLASRSDTLDTAPGGEDEEERE